One Sphingomonas sabuli genomic region harbors:
- a CDS encoding DMT family transporter — MSRPRVDLSVVVPFIIFTVIWGSTWIVIRDQLGTVPAQWSIAYRFIIAGLAMAAVAVWKGHSLRLDRAGFAAAAVLGVLQFVINFHAVYAAEHHITSGLVATVFALLLIPNSLLAWAVLGQRPGARFAISSLVAVAGIALLFAHELGENPDRSAGILIGIALTLGGMLGASAANVFQAIDRVRRYPLFALLAWAMLFGALFDSIIALAVAGPPVIETRFGYWLGLVYLALFASALAFSLYLPVVRKIGPGKAAYSSVLVPIIAMGFSTWLEGYRWTPVAAAGALLALGGMVGALSRSRAVVAAPDAA, encoded by the coding sequence GTGAGCCGACCGCGCGTCGACCTGTCGGTCGTCGTTCCATTCATCATTTTCACCGTCATCTGGGGATCGACCTGGATCGTCATCCGCGATCAGCTGGGCACCGTCCCGGCGCAATGGTCGATCGCCTACCGCTTCATCATCGCCGGACTGGCGATGGCCGCGGTGGCGGTGTGGAAGGGCCATTCGCTGCGGCTCGACCGCGCCGGCTTCGCCGCGGCGGCCGTACTTGGCGTGCTCCAGTTCGTGATCAACTTTCACGCCGTCTACGCCGCCGAACATCACATCACGTCGGGGCTGGTGGCGACGGTGTTCGCGCTGTTGCTGATTCCCAACAGCCTGCTTGCCTGGGCAGTGCTGGGCCAGCGGCCGGGCGCGCGGTTCGCGATCAGCTCGCTGGTCGCGGTCGCCGGCATCGCCTTGCTGTTCGCGCACGAACTGGGCGAAAATCCCGACCGGTCGGCCGGCATCCTGATCGGCATTGCCCTGACCCTTGGCGGGATGCTCGGTGCGTCGGCGGCCAATGTCTTTCAGGCGATCGATCGCGTCCGGCGCTACCCGCTGTTCGCGCTGCTCGCCTGGGCAATGCTGTTTGGCGCCCTGTTCGACAGCATCATTGCGCTGGCCGTCGCCGGCCCGCCGGTCATCGAAACCCGGTTCGGCTACTGGCTCGGGCTCGTCTACCTCGCGCTGTTCGCCTCCGCGCTGGCGTTCAGCCTGTATCTGCCGGTGGTGCGCAAGATCGGGCCGGGCAAGGCGGCCTATTCCAGCGTGCTGGTGCCGATCATTGCGATGGGTTTCTCGACTTGGCTCGAAGGCTATCGCTGGACCCCGGTCGCCGCGGCGGGCGCCCTGCTTGCGCTCGGCGGAATGGTCGGAGCGCTAAGCCGGAGCCGCGCGGTTGTGGCGGCGCCCGACGCCGCCTAA
- the pepN gene encoding aminopeptidase N → MNAEAPQNPTHTEFRRQDYRPPDWLVPAIALDFDLGIETTRVKATLTVERNGGHDRPLRLDGDEIQPLAVRVDGQDADWSMDGDTLVVAVAGDRARVETEVAIYPASNSKLMGLYASNGMLCTQCEAEGFRRITFFPDRPDVLSRYAVRMTGDKAAFPILLTNGNPLRTGEDGARHWAEWEDPFPKPSYLFALVAGDLKPNHDSFTTRSGRKVDLNIWVREADLPRTGHAMAALKQSMAWDEETYGREYDLDLFNIVAVSDFNMGAMENKGLNVFNTAYVLADPDTATDTDFDNIARVVAHEYFHNWSGNRVTCRDWFQLSLKEGFTVFRDQGFSADTGSPAVKRIDDVRTLRAIQFPEDSGPLAHSVRPDSYVEISNFYTATVYNKGAELIRMMRTILGPDKFRAGTDLYFDRHDGEAATCDDFVKALEDASGVDLTHLKLWYSQAGTPKVTASLDQDGGTAVLKLAQTVPPTPGHPVKQPMPIPLKVALIGERSGAEIAPERLVILDAADDTVEFDGLDEPALLSINRGFSAPVDLQVDRRAGELEKLAASDSDPFARYEAIQELMMRWLIAAAQGEVADIEPVIRAVGDTLRSNQLDAALKAEAILPPSEAVIGDRMDRVDPDAIHGARERLRAAIGARLSDELSSAQREGGAPGSDLSSRAKGTRRLRSIALDFLAAADAQAGARLAKVQFDAADNMTDRSGALRVLASLDMPERVAALEAFYRRHADDPLVIDKWFGVQAMAQRPDALDQVRELIRHERFTFANPNRLRSVAGVFGMNQWALHHASGEGYRFLTDLILEADKVNPQVAARMVPPLGRWKRFDDQRQALMREQLERIVATPGLSKDVHEQASKSLGG, encoded by the coding sequence ATGAACGCGGAAGCCCCGCAGAACCCAACCCACACAGAATTCCGCCGCCAGGATTACCGCCCGCCCGACTGGCTGGTGCCGGCCATCGCGCTGGACTTCGACCTGGGGATCGAAACGACGCGGGTGAAAGCGACGCTGACTGTTGAACGCAACGGCGGGCACGACCGCCCGCTGCGGCTCGACGGGGACGAGATCCAGCCGCTGGCGGTCCGTGTGGATGGCCAGGATGCGGACTGGTCGATGGACGGCGACACATTGGTCGTCGCCGTCGCCGGCGATCGGGCGAGGGTCGAAACCGAAGTCGCCATTTACCCGGCCAGCAACAGCAAGCTGATGGGGCTTTACGCCTCCAACGGCATGCTGTGCACGCAGTGCGAGGCCGAAGGCTTCCGCCGCATCACCTTCTTCCCCGATCGTCCCGACGTGCTGAGCCGATATGCGGTGCGCATGACGGGCGACAAGGCGGCGTTCCCGATCCTGCTGACCAACGGCAATCCGCTGCGCACGGGCGAGGACGGGGCGCGCCATTGGGCGGAATGGGAAGACCCGTTCCCCAAGCCGTCCTATCTGTTCGCGCTGGTCGCGGGCGATCTCAAGCCGAACCATGACAGCTTCACGACCAGGAGCGGCCGCAAGGTCGATCTCAACATCTGGGTGCGCGAAGCGGACCTGCCGCGGACCGGCCATGCGATGGCTGCGCTCAAGCAATCGATGGCCTGGGACGAGGAAACCTACGGCCGCGAATACGACCTCGACCTGTTCAACATCGTTGCCGTCAGCGATTTCAACATGGGCGCGATGGAGAACAAGGGCCTGAACGTCTTCAACACGGCGTATGTGCTGGCCGACCCCGACACCGCGACCGACACCGATTTCGACAATATCGCGCGGGTCGTCGCCCACGAATATTTCCACAATTGGTCTGGCAACCGGGTCACCTGCCGCGACTGGTTCCAGCTGAGCCTGAAAGAAGGCTTCACGGTCTTCCGCGACCAAGGATTCTCCGCCGACACCGGCAGCCCCGCGGTCAAGCGCATCGACGACGTGCGCACGCTGCGCGCGATCCAGTTTCCGGAAGATTCGGGGCCGCTGGCCCATTCGGTACGGCCCGACAGCTATGTGGAAATTTCGAACTTCTACACCGCCACCGTCTACAACAAGGGCGCCGAGCTGATCCGGATGATGCGGACCATCCTTGGTCCCGACAAATTCCGCGCCGGCACCGACCTTTATTTCGACCGCCATGACGGCGAAGCCGCGACCTGCGACGATTTCGTCAAGGCGCTGGAAGATGCCAGCGGTGTCGATCTGACCCACCTCAAGCTATGGTATTCGCAGGCCGGCACGCCGAAGGTGACGGCCAGCCTCGACCAGGATGGCGGCACGGCGGTGCTGAAGCTGGCCCAGACGGTCCCGCCGACGCCCGGCCACCCGGTCAAACAACCGATGCCGATCCCGCTCAAAGTGGCGCTGATCGGCGAGCGCAGCGGTGCGGAGATCGCGCCGGAACGGCTGGTGATCCTCGACGCCGCCGACGACACGGTCGAATTCGACGGTCTGGATGAACCCGCGTTGCTGTCAATCAACCGCGGCTTCTCCGCCCCGGTGGACTTGCAGGTCGATCGCCGGGCCGGGGAGCTGGAGAAGCTCGCGGCCAGCGATAGCGATCCGTTCGCCCGCTACGAAGCGATCCAGGAACTGATGATGCGCTGGCTGATCGCCGCCGCGCAGGGTGAGGTAGCGGATATCGAACCCGTCATCCGCGCCGTGGGCGACACGTTGCGATCCAACCAGCTCGACGCCGCGCTGAAGGCAGAAGCGATCCTGCCGCCGAGCGAGGCGGTGATCGGCGACCGCATGGACCGGGTCGATCCCGATGCCATTCACGGCGCGCGTGAGAGGCTGCGCGCGGCGATCGGCGCGCGCCTGTCCGACGAATTGTCGAGCGCCCAGCGCGAAGGCGGCGCCCCGGGCAGCGACCTGTCGTCGCGGGCGAAGGGTACCCGCCGCCTGCGCTCGATCGCGCTCGATTTCCTCGCCGCGGCCGACGCCCAGGCCGGCGCCCGGCTGGCCAAGGTGCAATTCGATGCTGCCGACAACATGACGGACCGGTCCGGCGCGCTGCGCGTGCTGGCGTCGCTCGACATGCCGGAGCGGGTCGCGGCGCTGGAAGCCTTCTATCGCCGCCACGCGGACGATCCGCTGGTGATCGACAAATGGTTCGGGGTGCAGGCGATGGCGCAGCGGCCGGATGCCCTGGACCAGGTCCGCGAGCTGATCCGTCACGAGCGGTTCACGTTCGCCAATCCCAACCGGCTGCGTTCGGTCGCGGGCGTGTTCGGGATGAACCAGTGGGCGCTGCATCACGCGTCGGGCGAAGGCTATCGCTTCCTCACCGACCTCATTCTCGAAGCCGACAAGGTCAATCCGCAAGTCGCCGCCAGAATGGTCCCGCCGCTCGGACGCTGGAAGCGTTTCGACGACCAGCGCCAGGCGCTGATGCGCGAGCAGCTGGAACGCATCGTCGCCACGCCGGGACTGTCCAAGGACGTCCACGAGCAGGCGAGTAAAAGCTTGGGGGGGTAA